The proteins below come from a single Deltaproteobacteria bacterium genomic window:
- a CDS encoding branched-chain amino acid ABC transporter permease, with amino-acid sequence MIDYVVYVLLPQMLHGLVWGTVIAFIALGLTIIFGLMDIVNFAHGEFYMLGAFFGYSLLFVIPNFWGALLVAAIAVGLLGLLIEIFMFRRLYGRDPIFHLLLTFGLGMMFREAATLIWGGETRRVDVPITNTIDVLGMTYPVYRLLILVIGIVVLIAIWYVLSKTETGAMIRAASQDRLMSAALGIRVSLVYTLVFACGAGLAGFSGVLMSPIYFVYPTMGIDAILRAFIVVIVGGMGSLMGALVASIMIGEVESLASLWISPTWAETLVFIALILTMILKPSGLFGKAER; translated from the coding sequence TTGATTGATTATGTGGTTTACGTGCTCCTGCCGCAGATGCTGCATGGTCTGGTCTGGGGAACTGTTATTGCCTTTATTGCCCTGGGCTTAACGATAATCTTCGGTCTCATGGATATCGTCAATTTTGCCCATGGCGAATTCTATATGTTAGGAGCCTTTTTCGGATATTCCCTTCTTTTCGTGATACCTAATTTCTGGGGCGCACTCCTTGTCGCGGCAATAGCCGTCGGACTTCTAGGACTCTTGATCGAGATATTCATGTTTCGGCGACTGTATGGGCGGGACCCTATTTTCCATCTTTTATTAACCTTCGGCTTGGGCATGATGTTTCGCGAAGCGGCAACCCTTATCTGGGGAGGCGAAACACGACGGGTTGATGTGCCGATAACGAATACCATTGATGTGCTCGGGATGACTTATCCGGTCTACCGGCTTCTCATACTGGTAATCGGGATAGTCGTCTTGATCGCTATATGGTACGTGCTATCAAAAACGGAAACCGGCGCCATGATCCGGGCCGCTTCTCAGGATCGCCTTATGTCGGCGGCTTTAGGTATCAGGGTATCTTTGGTCTATACACTGGTGTTTGCCTGTGGTGCGGGCCTGGCTGGTTTTTCAGGGGTCTTGATGAGCCCCATCTACTTCGTCTACCCGACAATGGGAATTGACGCAATCCTGCGAGCTTTTATCGTCGTCATTGTTGGGGGAATGGGGAGCCTGATGGGGGCCCTTGTGGCCAGCATCATGATTGGTGAGGTGGAGTCTTTAGCTTCGCTTTGGATCTCTCCCACCTGGGCGGAGACGCTGGTTTTCATCGCCCTGATTTTGACCATGATTTTGAAACCCAGTGGTCTTTTCGGGAAAGCAGAGAGATAG
- a CDS encoding branched-chain amino acid ABC transporter permease: MPSALPFKRFRAPLVHLLILSAACSIPFFAPQYYQKLAIEALLLAVLAMSLDMIMGYAGIASFGHAAYFGLGGYTLGAIIKFLVPSIWLALLSVTVTTGLLALFIGIISIRARGIYFAILTLAFAEVLYRIIFHTYSLGGSDGLVAIPVPNLNLLIFNLDLTQSINFYFLAVAFAYISYLICSRMVGSPFGRVLKGIRDNENRVGFLGFNVKRYKVTVFVLSGIFAGWSGALFSLFKTFADTEQLHFLMSGKVIVMTLIGGLGTLVGPMVGAVFLTIFETIVSSYFKAHSIITGAIFVLVVIFLPKGILGLFSNQKNRS, from the coding sequence ATGCCTTCAGCTCTTCCATTCAAAAGGTTTCGGGCACCCTTAGTCCATCTATTGATACTATCGGCGGCCTGCAGCATTCCCTTCTTCGCCCCTCAATACTACCAGAAACTGGCGATCGAAGCATTGTTGCTGGCCGTTCTTGCCATGAGTCTCGATATGATCATGGGTTATGCAGGGATTGCCTCATTCGGGCACGCGGCTTATTTCGGGTTAGGCGGGTATACGCTGGGGGCAATTATAAAATTCCTCGTTCCCTCTATCTGGCTGGCTCTTCTGTCCGTGACGGTCACCACCGGGTTACTGGCCCTTTTTATCGGTATCATCTCTATCCGGGCCCGAGGCATCTACTTTGCGATTTTGACCCTGGCCTTTGCCGAGGTCCTCTACCGGATTATTTTCCACACCTATTCCTTAGGTGGGTCTGACGGACTCGTAGCTATCCCGGTCCCTAATCTTAATCTTCTCATCTTTAACCTCGATCTGACCCAGTCCATTAATTTTTACTTTCTCGCAGTTGCCTTTGCCTATATTTCTTATCTGATCTGCTCCCGCATGGTCGGATCGCCTTTTGGAAGGGTTTTAAAGGGCATCAGGGATAATGAGAATCGGGTGGGATTCCTGGGTTTTAACGTAAAGCGCTATAAAGTGACGGTCTTTGTCCTGTCCGGCATTTTTGCCGGTTGGAGCGGGGCTTTGTTCTCGCTCTTCAAGACGTTTGCCGACACGGAACAGCTACACTTTCTCATGTCCGGGAAAGTGATCGTCATGACCCTGATCGGCGGTTTAGGCACCCTGGTCGGTCCAATGGTAGGTGCTGTCTTTCTGACTATCTTCGAGACCATCGTTTCATCCTATTTTAAGGCCCATTCAATAATCACCGGTGCAATTTTCGTCCTGGTCGTCATTTTTTTGCCAAAAGGCATCCTCGGCCTCTTTTCAAATCAAAAAAACAGGAGCTGA
- a CDS encoding ABC transporter ATP-binding protein yields MSVIGPNGAGKTTLFNLITGVLKPDEGDIFFKDQRVTDLPPHKLCRLGLTRSFQVTNIFQGLTVFENIRLASQGRTTRLNLFSSVEGLHEPIKEAERILNLLGLWDQRDELAGNLSHGDQRYLEIGMTLAARPSMILLDEPTAGMTPMETRATIGLIKQLKGEVTILLIEHDIDLVFAVSDWILVMNQGLVLAQGSPGDVKANKEVQKAYFGEELDAGSP; encoded by the coding sequence ATGTCGGTCATCGGTCCGAATGGTGCGGGCAAAACAACGCTTTTTAATTTGATCACCGGCGTCCTGAAACCCGATGAAGGGGACATTTTTTTTAAGGACCAAAGGGTGACCGATCTGCCTCCCCATAAGCTCTGTCGTCTGGGCTTGACCAGATCCTTTCAGGTCACCAATATATTTCAAGGGTTGACGGTCTTTGAAAATATTCGTCTGGCCAGCCAGGGCAGGACAACGCGACTCAACCTTTTTTCCTCCGTTGAAGGTTTGCACGAGCCGATAAAGGAAGCGGAGAGAATTCTAAATCTTCTTGGATTATGGGACCAGCGAGATGAATTGGCCGGAAACCTTTCCCACGGCGATCAACGGTATCTTGAGATAGGTATGACCTTGGCGGCTCGACCCTCGATGATCCTCCTTGATGAACCGACCGCGGGCATGACCCCTATGGAGACGCGGGCTACTATAGGCTTAATTAAGCAACTTAAGGGAGAGGTTACAATCCTTTTAATCGAGCACGACATCGACCTCGTCTTTGCCGTTTCCGACTGGATTTTGGTTATGAATCAGGGCCTTGTGCTGGCGCAAGGCTCGCCAGGCGATGTAAAAGCCAATAAAGAGGTCCAAAAGGCCTATTTCGGGGAGGAGCTTGATGCTGGAAGTCCTTGA
- a CDS encoding ABC transporter ATP-binding protein: MLEVLDLHTFYGRSHVLQGVKLKVGSGEIVCLLGRNGVGKSTTLKSIIGLTPPRDGKVFFEGQEIQGRRADEISRLGISYVPEDRRIFPMLTVKENLILGTKNAPRMSAGEKAAGLERAYHYFPILKDKEKQFGSTLSGGQQQMLAVARGLMGNPKLMLLDEPFEGLAPLIISELMAIVVALCRQEKMTLLLVEQKARLALKMSHRGYVLEKGVVRCEGPSPVLIDSQEVRERCGL, translated from the coding sequence ATGCTGGAAGTCCTTGACCTACACACCTTTTACGGACGAAGCCATGTCTTACAGGGGGTCAAACTGAAAGTGGGCTCAGGGGAGATCGTCTGTCTGCTCGGCCGTAACGGCGTTGGAAAAAGCACTACCCTTAAATCGATTATCGGTCTTACGCCACCCCGGGACGGAAAAGTTTTTTTTGAGGGACAGGAAATTCAGGGGCGAAGAGCTGATGAAATATCAAGGCTGGGAATCAGTTATGTGCCAGAGGACCGGCGCATTTTCCCTATGCTAACCGTGAAGGAGAATTTGATTCTGGGGACGAAGAATGCCCCGCGAATGAGCGCTGGGGAGAAAGCCGCCGGCTTGGAGCGGGCCTACCACTATTTCCCCATACTAAAAGATAAGGAAAAGCAGTTTGGATCGACACTTTCAGGGGGTCAGCAGCAGATGCTGGCGGTAGCCCGGGGACTGATGGGCAATCCCAAATTGATGCTTTTGGACGAGCCGTTTGAAGGCTTGGCCCCGTTAATCATATCGGAGCTGATGGCGATTGTCGTGGCCCTTTGTCGGCAAGAGAAGATGACGCTTCTCCTGGTAGAACAGAAGGCCCGGCTTGCCCTGAAGATGTCCCATCGGGGGTATGTTCTCGAAAAGGGTGTTGTTCGATGCGAGGGACCAAGCCCTGTTCTCATAGACAGCCAGGAGGTCCGGGAGCGATGCGGTCTTTAA
- a CDS encoding MFS transporter yields MAPKRFFYGWVITIASLCITCTGFGVLYSFGVFFKAWLSEWATSRAFLSGIFSVTFLSYGVASVVMGTLTDRYGPRKILVVGGLIMGAGCCLTALSHKAGLMYVSWGVMIGIGVGTSYSPTASTVSRWFNYRKGLAVGIVVSGLGLGTLVFSPLAEFLKASVGWRFTAFILGLIVWAVFLAGAFVIRRSPEDMGLKPLNRPPRPTDNYAQAGEASTGDGKAISPLIITLAQAMKQRYFWTLFAVHCFWTIGFTIPLVHLVPYATDMGVKTDTAATMLAAIGATSVVGRVCLGILTERLGTRLSLVGLLMFQAATMLWLIAADKAWMLWGFTFFFGFSYGGLASVFPLATIDCFGLRAMGSIFGVILLGATLGGTIGPALAGFIFDMTKVYRNAFLSGCLSMIVGAGLALAMRKRTA; encoded by the coding sequence TTGGCACCAAAAAGGTTTTTTTACGGCTGGGTAATAACCATCGCATCACTCTGCATAACCTGTACCGGCTTCGGGGTCCTTTATTCTTTCGGGGTGTTTTTCAAGGCTTGGCTTTCGGAATGGGCCACCTCCCGGGCTTTTCTTTCGGGAATTTTTTCAGTCACCTTTTTGTCATACGGAGTTGCCTCCGTGGTCATGGGAACACTTACCGATCGCTATGGCCCCAGGAAGATATTGGTTGTCGGGGGGCTCATAATGGGTGCCGGGTGTTGTTTGACGGCCCTTAGCCATAAGGCCGGATTAATGTATGTCAGTTGGGGAGTCATGATCGGTATAGGGGTTGGCACCTCTTACTCCCCGACAGCCTCCACTGTGTCCCGATGGTTTAATTATCGAAAGGGCCTGGCTGTTGGCATTGTGGTTTCTGGATTAGGGCTGGGCACTCTCGTTTTTTCACCCCTGGCCGAGTTCCTTAAAGCCAGTGTGGGATGGCGATTCACGGCTTTTATTCTGGGCCTTATTGTCTGGGCTGTTTTTCTTGCCGGGGCATTTGTCATTCGGAGGAGTCCCGAGGACATGGGGCTCAAACCCCTGAACCGTCCCCCGAGGCCGACAGACAATTACGCCCAGGCGGGAGAAGCGAGCACGGGTGACGGGAAAGCGATTTCTCCTCTCATCATCACTCTGGCTCAGGCCATGAAACAGCGTTATTTTTGGACGCTCTTCGCGGTCCATTGTTTCTGGACCATCGGATTTACCATCCCCTTGGTTCATCTGGTGCCGTATGCGACGGATATGGGTGTTAAAACGGATACAGCCGCCACCATGTTGGCTGCAATAGGGGCAACGAGTGTCGTAGGTCGGGTCTGCTTGGGGATTTTGACTGAACGCCTGGGTACCAGACTTTCCCTGGTGGGTCTGCTCATGTTTCAAGCAGCCACAATGCTCTGGCTGATTGCAGCAGATAAGGCTTGGATGCTATGGGGGTTTACCTTTTTCTTCGGTTTTTCTTATGGCGGGTTGGCCTCTGTATTTCCTCTCGCCACCATAGATTGTTTTGGCCTTCGCGCCATGGGCTCGATCTTCGGCGTCATTCTCCTCGGGGCTACGCTCGGGGGAACGATAGGGCCGGCTTTGGCAGGGTTTATCTTTGATATGACGAAAGTCTACAGGAATGCATTTTTGTCAGGATGCCTCTCCATGATCGTTGGGGCAGGTCTTGCCCTGGCCATGCGGAAAAGAACCGCATAG
- a CDS encoding acyl--CoA ligase: MEGGLPAKRYFDQFLGFTFGQLLDRLAQERPDQELLVYRDQRTTYGEFYQQVLQMAAALRRLGIRKGDRVAALFPNRPEFFILQQACLYMGAVFVLLSTRYREFELSYMLKHSGARCLFTIGEYMNTNFIELIGKIKPELPELELVFVLGSDGPDWCCSYDTLVSSDRAGNFNGLRDELPAYEDIASILYTSGSTGLPKGVMMSHRAFIFNSTQVSQRLRINPDDVSLMMVPCSHTLCAFIQFTNALMAGCRIVIMETFEPGEALRLYEKERVSLIYGVPTMFHLMLDHPGFTNCDFKSSRAGYMGGAFCPKELVQAVRTKMNCQISCTYGMSENGCCTISDLDDDETVKSETVGRPTAGIEIKLMSDERKEVPPGEVGEIVVRGENLFTGYYKQPDLTEASFDPEGFFYTGDLGKFLENGYLTIVGRKKEMIIRGGFNVYPVEVEEQIRLIEEIQSVAVIGIPDPVMGEKIIACIVPVPGKEVGPEEVIAFCKKRLANYKVPNAVVIMNAFPTTPIGKIQKFKLQAELTEKLVNEGIREK; encoded by the coding sequence ATGGAGGGTGGACTACCCGCAAAGCGATATTTTGATCAATTTCTGGGTTTTACCTTCGGTCAGCTTTTGGATCGCCTGGCTCAGGAGCGGCCTGACCAGGAATTGTTAGTCTACAGAGACCAAAGGACTACCTACGGGGAGTTTTATCAACAGGTATTGCAGATGGCCGCCGCTTTGAGGCGGCTGGGGATAAGGAAAGGGGATCGAGTAGCGGCACTGTTTCCAAACCGACCTGAATTTTTTATCCTGCAGCAGGCCTGTCTGTATATGGGAGCGGTATTTGTCCTGCTTTCGACACGCTATCGGGAATTCGAACTCAGCTACATGTTAAAGCACTCCGGCGCTCGCTGCCTCTTTACTATCGGGGAATACATGAATACTAATTTTATTGAGCTGATAGGAAAAATCAAACCGGAACTCCCTGAACTGGAATTGGTCTTTGTCTTGGGTTCGGATGGCCCCGACTGGTGTTGTTCCTATGATACGCTGGTCAGTTCAGACCGTGCAGGGAATTTCAACGGGCTCCGGGATGAGCTTCCTGCCTATGAAGATATCGCTTCCATTTTGTACACCTCGGGAAGCACGGGCCTTCCCAAGGGGGTCATGATGTCCCACCGGGCCTTTATTTTTAATTCCACCCAGGTGTCCCAACGGCTGCGCATCAATCCAGACGACGTTTCGCTTATGATGGTCCCCTGTTCCCATACTCTTTGTGCCTTCATTCAGTTTACCAATGCCCTTATGGCCGGTTGTCGCATCGTAATCATGGAAACCTTCGAACCTGGAGAAGCGTTACGTCTTTATGAGAAAGAGAGGGTCTCCCTTATTTACGGAGTCCCGACGATGTTTCACCTCATGCTCGATCATCCGGGCTTCACCAATTGTGATTTCAAAAGCAGTCGCGCCGGGTACATGGGAGGGGCCTTTTGTCCAAAAGAGCTGGTTCAGGCCGTAAGGACCAAAATGAACTGCCAGATAAGCTGTACTTACGGCATGAGTGAAAACGGCTGCTGCACCATCAGCGATCTGGATGATGATGAGACGGTGAAGAGTGAGACGGTAGGCCGGCCAACCGCAGGGATCGAGATCAAGCTGATGAGCGACGAGCGTAAAGAGGTCCCTCCTGGAGAGGTGGGAGAAATCGTCGTGCGGGGGGAGAACCTTTTTACCGGCTACTACAAACAGCCGGACCTTACCGAAGCCTCTTTCGATCCTGAAGGCTTCTTTTACACCGGTGATCTTGGTAAATTTCTCGAAAACGGATATCTCACCATCGTAGGACGGAAAAAAGAGATGATAATCAGAGGAGGATTCAACGTCTACCCCGTGGAAGTTGAAGAGCAGATCCGGCTCATCGAAGAGATACAGAGCGTGGCCGTTATCGGGATCCCCGATCCGGTAATGGGTGAAAAGATCATTGCCTGCATCGTGCCGGTTCCCGGGAAAGAGGTGGGGCCTGAAGAAGTGATCGCTTTTTGCAAGAAACGGCTGGCCAATTATAAGGTACCTAATGCGGTAGTCATTATGAATGCATTTCCCACGACACCGATCGGGAAAATACAGAAATTCAAACTCCAGGCCGAGTTGACGGAAAAATTGGTAAATGAGGGGATAAGGGAAAAATAA
- a CDS encoding 3-oxoacyl-ACP reductase FabG: MRLKDKAAVITGASRGVGKAVALAYAREGADIIVNYASNEAAAQEVVREIEKLGRKAVMVKGDVAKKEEAQAVVNAAKEHFGRLDILVNNAGFTRPNMLHKMTEDQWDAVVDLHLKGAFLCTQAAALIMMEQKKGKIINVTSVAGLVGTVGQINYSAAKGGILSMTKSAARELARHNVCVNVISLGIVATDMTEKIRTDPKLKEIYMRRILLERFAEPDDITPAFVFLGSDEAGYITGQLLCVDGGYGMI, encoded by the coding sequence ATGCGTTTAAAGGATAAGGCGGCTGTGATCACCGGAGCCAGCAGGGGGGTAGGGAAGGCCGTGGCTCTGGCTTATGCCAGGGAAGGGGCCGATATTATCGTTAATTATGCTTCCAATGAGGCGGCTGCTCAAGAGGTGGTCCGGGAGATTGAAAAACTGGGACGAAAAGCGGTCATGGTCAAAGGGGATGTGGCTAAGAAAGAAGAGGCCCAGGCGGTAGTCAATGCCGCTAAGGAACATTTTGGCCGATTGGATATCCTGGTTAACAATGCCGGATTTACCCGGCCCAACATGCTCCATAAAATGACCGAAGACCAATGGGATGCGGTGGTGGATCTTCATCTCAAAGGGGCCTTTTTATGCACCCAGGCCGCGGCCCTGATCATGATGGAGCAGAAAAAAGGGAAAATCATCAATGTGACCTCCGTCGCCGGCCTGGTGGGGACCGTGGGGCAGATCAATTACAGTGCCGCTAAAGGCGGAATCCTGTCCATGACCAAATCGGCGGCACGGGAACTGGCCCGTCATAATGTCTGTGTCAATGTGATTTCCCTGGGGATCGTGGCCACGGATATGACCGAGAAGATCCGCACCGATCCCAAATTAAAAGAAATTTATATGCGCCGGATCCTGTTGGAGCGCTTTGCTGAACCGGATGATATTACGCCGGCCTTTGTTTTTTTAGGATCTGATGAGGCCGGTTACATTACCGGCCAGTTGCTTTGCGTCGATGGCGGCTATGGTATGATATGA
- the had gene encoding 6-hydroxycyclohex-1-ene-1-carbonyl-CoA dehydrogenase, protein MAQIPSVIKTWQMVQPFSKNKETGEITPGKIEMKEIPVPELKAGEVLVEVAGCGVCHTDLGYFYDGVPTVVKPPLTLGHEIAGTVVAGDPAWMGKEVIIPAVMPCRQCLLCKTGRGNRCLNQKMPGNSLGIYGGFSSHIPVQSIDLCEVKNRGNFSLAELAVVADAATTPYQAAKRADLQPADNVIVIGITGGVGQYMGQMAKALGAKTVIGVARNEEKLQRALKYGADFVINSKDKDAGAISKEFREICKTKGLPNFGWKIFEVTGVKGGQEIALSLLGFTGKLIVVGFGMAKTEYMMGRLMAFDAEIIGTWGCLPEYYPAVLEMILSKKIDIGPFVEARPMSTISETFAEVHKAGSPAKRIVLTPDF, encoded by the coding sequence ATGGCGCAGATACCAAGTGTGATAAAGACCTGGCAGATGGTCCAACCTTTTTCTAAAAACAAGGAAACGGGGGAGATCACTCCAGGTAAAATCGAGATGAAAGAGATCCCGGTTCCGGAACTCAAAGCCGGAGAAGTTTTGGTGGAAGTGGCCGGCTGCGGGGTCTGCCATACCGATTTAGGTTATTTTTATGATGGGGTCCCCACCGTCGTCAAACCCCCTTTAACCCTCGGCCATGAAATCGCCGGGACCGTGGTAGCCGGCGATCCAGCCTGGATGGGCAAGGAAGTTATTATTCCGGCGGTCATGCCCTGCCGCCAATGTTTGCTTTGCAAGACCGGTCGGGGGAACCGTTGTCTCAATCAGAAGATGCCCGGCAACAGCCTGGGGATCTATGGTGGTTTTTCCAGTCACATACCGGTTCAGAGTATTGACCTCTGTGAAGTGAAAAATCGGGGAAATTTCTCTTTGGCCGAGTTAGCCGTTGTGGCTGATGCTGCGACCACCCCATACCAGGCCGCAAAAAGGGCTGACCTGCAACCGGCTGACAATGTCATTGTTATCGGAATCACCGGCGGGGTCGGTCAATATATGGGCCAGATGGCCAAGGCCCTGGGGGCTAAAACAGTGATCGGGGTCGCCCGGAATGAAGAAAAACTGCAGCGGGCCTTAAAATACGGGGCTGATTTTGTCATTAATTCGAAAGACAAGGATGCCGGGGCGATTTCCAAGGAATTCCGGGAAATCTGCAAGACCAAGGGTCTGCCCAATTTCGGCTGGAAGATCTTTGAGGTGACGGGGGTCAAGGGCGGACAGGAAATAGCCCTGAGCTTGTTGGGGTTCACCGGCAAGCTGATCGTGGTCGGCTTCGGGATGGCTAAAACGGAATACATGATGGGAAGATTGATGGCCTTTGATGCTGAAATCATCGGCACCTGGGGCTGTCTGCCCGAGTATTACCCGGCAGTATTGGAAATGATCCTAAGTAAAAAGATCGATATCGGGCCTTTTGTGGAAGCCAGGCCTATGAGCACCATCAGTGAGACCTTTGCAGAGGTCCACAAGGCCGGATCTCCGGCCAAACGGATCGTTTTGACACCAGATTTTTAA